A genomic stretch from Acidobacteriota bacterium includes:
- a CDS encoding TlyA family RNA methyltransferase codes for MKPKQKERLDKLLVERGLVETRAKAQALILAGQVFSDGQRLEKAGQLVAMEAPLSVKEPMPFVSRGGLKLAAALDHFGVDATGKVCLDIGASTGGFTDCLLQRGAARVVAVDVGHGQLDWKLRQDARVEVRENVNARYLQPSDFAERFDLVVGDVSFISLTKILPIVPPLLKSSALVITLIKPQFEVGREEVGKGGIVRDEAAQQRVVAEIIEFAASIGLRSRGVVDSPILGADGNREFLVCFESVTSSAC; via the coding sequence ATGAAGCCGAAACAAAAAGAGCGATTGGACAAATTACTGGTCGAACGCGGATTGGTGGAAACGCGCGCCAAAGCGCAGGCGTTGATTCTGGCCGGGCAGGTGTTCAGCGACGGGCAGCGATTGGAAAAAGCCGGGCAGTTGGTCGCGATGGAAGCTCCGCTGTCGGTCAAAGAACCGATGCCGTTTGTCAGCCGCGGCGGGTTGAAACTGGCCGCCGCGTTGGATCATTTCGGCGTGGACGCGACCGGGAAGGTTTGCCTGGACATTGGCGCTTCGACCGGAGGGTTCACCGATTGTTTGTTGCAACGCGGAGCCGCTCGCGTCGTGGCAGTGGATGTCGGTCACGGACAGTTGGATTGGAAATTGCGACAGGACGCACGCGTCGAAGTTCGTGAAAACGTCAACGCGCGATATTTGCAGCCCTCGGATTTCGCCGAACGATTCGATCTGGTCGTCGGCGATGTTTCGTTCATTTCGCTGACCAAGATTTTGCCCATCGTGCCGCCGCTGCTCAAATCCTCAGCGTTGGTCATCACGCTGATCAAACCTCAGTTTGAAGTCGGACGCGAAGAAGTCGGCAAAGGCGGCATCGTTCGCGATGAAGCGGCACAGCAGCGCGTTGTTGCGGAAATTATCGAGTTTGCCGCTTCGATTGGCTTGCGTTCTCGCGGCGTCGTGGATTCGCCGATTTTGGGCGCCGACGGCAACCGGGAATTTCTGGTTTGCTTTGAATCTGTTACTTCTTCGGCATGCTGA
- the rsmH gene encoding 16S rRNA (cytosine(1402)-N(4))-methyltransferase RsmH has protein sequence MPVHQPVMPVEALAALDAGRGGLFVDATLGLGGHTELILRASPTARVLGIDRDAEAIALAKERLEEFGERFEAVKSDYRQIKTVLAERGIQSVAGVLADLGVSSFQFDEPGRGFSFKSDSPLDMRMDRSQSLTAADLVNGLSERELADIIFEFGEERASRRIARLIVAERAKAAIKTTAQLANLVVKAVRQPGHWRIHPATKTFQALRIAVNRELDSLDRFVADVVDVLTPGSRLVIITFHSLEDRIIKQALKFQSGHCVCPQNQPVCQCGASKRVEILTRKAVQPSEAEIAANPRARSAKLRVCQKL, from the coding sequence ATGCCTGTTCACCAACCGGTTATGCCAGTCGAAGCGCTGGCGGCTCTGGACGCCGGGCGAGGCGGTTTGTTTGTGGATGCGACCTTGGGACTCGGCGGGCACACGGAATTGATTTTGCGGGCATCGCCAACTGCTCGCGTGCTTGGGATAGACAGAGATGCCGAAGCAATTGCGCTGGCAAAAGAGCGGCTTGAAGAATTCGGCGAACGGTTTGAAGCGGTCAAAAGCGATTATCGTCAGATCAAAACAGTTTTAGCGGAACGAGGAATCCAATCGGTGGCCGGCGTGCTGGCGGATTTGGGAGTGAGTTCTTTCCAGTTTGATGAACCGGGACGAGGATTCAGTTTCAAAAGCGATTCGCCCTTGGATATGCGAATGGACAGGTCGCAATCGCTGACAGCGGCTGATTTGGTGAATGGGTTGAGCGAGCGCGAGTTAGCCGACATCATCTTTGAGTTTGGCGAAGAGCGAGCATCCAGGCGCATTGCACGATTGATTGTGGCCGAGCGGGCAAAGGCTGCGATCAAGACAACGGCACAACTGGCCAATCTGGTGGTCAAAGCAGTCAGGCAACCCGGACATTGGCGAATCCACCCGGCGACGAAAACATTTCAAGCGCTGAGGATTGCGGTCAACCGCGAACTGGACAGTCTGGATAGGTTTGTTGCCGATGTTGTTGACGTGCTCACCCCTGGTAGCCGGTTGGTGATCATTACCTTTCATTCATTGGAAGATCGAATAATCAAACAAGCCCTTAAGTTTCAGTCTGGTCATTGCGTGTGCCCACAAAACCAGCCTGTTTGCCAATGCGGAGCGTCCAAGCGTGTAGAAATTCTCACGCGCAAAGCGGTACAGCCAAGTGAGGCTGAAATCGCCGCGAACCCACGTGCCAGAAGCGCCAAACTACGCGTTTGCCAAAAGCTGTAA
- a CDS encoding type II toxin-antitoxin system VapC family toxin, giving the protein MSMYITDTHPLIYYCSGSTRQLSAQARAVFNQAENGEALILIPAPALWEVSMLEKAGHIQLDRPFVDWMQDLLRSPCFECVPLDADIIAESRSYSFNNDIFDAAIVATAKLRDLPLITKDAAIIDSRLVEIYW; this is encoded by the coding sequence ATGTCAATGTATATCACTGACACCCACCCACTGATTTATTATTGTTCCGGCTCCACTCGCCAGCTTTCAGCCCAAGCCCGTGCGGTGTTCAACCAGGCAGAAAATGGTGAAGCACTGATCTTGATCCCGGCTCCGGCGTTGTGGGAAGTATCTATGCTGGAAAAGGCCGGACACATCCAACTGGACCGGCCTTTCGTTGACTGGATGCAAGACCTGTTACGAAGCCCTTGTTTCGAGTGTGTGCCGCTCGACGCCGACATCATCGCCGAATCCCGCAGCTACAGTTTCAATAACGACATCTTCGATGCGGCGATTGTGGCAACCGCCAAACTCCGCGACCTTCCCTTGATTACCAAAGACGCCGCGATTATAGATTCGCGCCTGGTCGAGATTTACTGGTAA
- a CDS encoding UDP-N-acetylmuramoyl-L-alanyl-D-glutamate--2,6-diaminopimelate ligase, which produces MVTLSDIAHHIGARVSGNPSGRLDAAVGAFGSSVTHDSRRVMPGGIFVAIKGAQSDGNSFVGEATKRGASAIISEQPRPADFKNVWLQVADARVALAKAAALIHGFPSSKLALVGLTGTNGKTTTTYLVDSIFAAAGKKTAVMGTIGYRIGEENVDAEFTTPEAPEIQNFLRRAVEVGVTHATMEVSSIALEMHRADELQFAAAAFTNLTQDHLDFHGTMENYFAAKKKLFDGSIGKRPDHSILNLDDPKGVELKAVCGETGVTYALDVEADISTKEKHFGLEGLRFTAQTPIGKIEIASPLVGRPHAYNSLCAIGIGVALGFDREIIADGINCCKGVAGRFERVSSTESGDDITVVVDYAHTPDALANVLNTVQVAQAPKNGKRGKVITVMGCGGDRDRTKRPIMGEVAAKQSDWVIATSDNPRSENPVMILNDIRIGLDRVGKNYELIVDRREAIFRAIAQATPGDVVIIAGKGHETYQILPTGKIDFDDREVAREALAERRNSRPLY; this is translated from the coding sequence ATGGTGACTCTGAGCGACATTGCACATCATATCGGAGCGCGTGTCAGCGGCAATCCAAGCGGAAGGCTTGATGCCGCTGTTGGCGCTTTCGGCTCATCGGTCACACATGATTCGCGCCGCGTGATGCCGGGCGGCATTTTCGTTGCGATTAAGGGCGCACAATCCGACGGGAATAGTTTCGTCGGCGAAGCAACGAAGCGCGGCGCGAGTGCCATTATTTCCGAACAGCCGCGCCCGGCTGATTTCAAAAACGTCTGGCTGCAGGTCGCCGATGCGCGCGTAGCGCTGGCCAAAGCCGCCGCGTTGATTCACGGATTTCCGTCGTCGAAACTGGCTTTGGTCGGGCTGACCGGAACGAACGGCAAAACGACGACGACCTATCTGGTGGATTCGATCTTTGCCGCCGCCGGCAAAAAGACAGCCGTGATGGGAACCATCGGCTATCGCATCGGCGAAGAAAACGTGGACGCCGAATTCACCACGCCGGAAGCGCCGGAAATTCAAAACTTTTTGCGTCGCGCTGTCGAAGTCGGCGTGACGCACGCCACGATGGAAGTTTCCTCCATCGCGCTGGAAATGCACCGGGCAGACGAATTGCAATTTGCCGCCGCCGCATTCACCAATCTAACGCAAGATCATTTGGATTTTCACGGCACGATGGAAAATTACTTCGCGGCGAAAAAAAAGCTCTTTGACGGCAGCATCGGCAAACGCCCGGATCATTCGATCCTGAACTTGGACGATCCGAAAGGCGTGGAATTGAAAGCGGTTTGCGGCGAGACTGGGGTGACTTACGCGCTGGACGTGGAAGCGGACATTTCAACCAAAGAAAAACATTTCGGGCTGGAAGGATTGCGGTTCACGGCGCAAACGCCGATTGGCAAAATCGAAATCGCCTCGCCGCTGGTGGGGCGTCCGCATGCGTACAATTCGCTTTGCGCGATTGGCATTGGAGTCGCGTTAGGGTTCGACCGCGAAATCATCGCTGACGGAATCAATTGCTGTAAAGGTGTTGCCGGGCGGTTTGAACGCGTCAGTTCGACGGAAAGCGGCGACGACATCACGGTGGTTGTGGATTACGCGCACACGCCCGATGCGCTGGCGAATGTGCTCAACACGGTGCAGGTGGCGCAAGCGCCGAAAAACGGCAAGCGCGGCAAAGTCATCACCGTGATGGGATGCGGAGGCGACCGCGACCGCACCAAGCGTCCGATCATGGGCGAAGTCGCGGCCAAACAAAGCGATTGGGTGATTGCCACTTCGGACAACCCGCGCAGCGAAAATCCTGTGATGATTTTGAACGACATTCGCATTGGGCTGGATCGCGTCGGCAAAAATTACGAGCTGATTGTGGATCGCCGCGAAGCGATTTTTCGCGCCATTGCACAAGCCACGCCCGGCGATGTCGTGATCATTGCCGGCAAAGGCCACGAAACGTATCAGATTTTGCCGACCGGCAAAATTGATTTTGACGACCGCGAAGTCGCGCGCGAAGCGTTGGCGGAACGACGGAATTCCAGGCCGTTGTATTGA
- a CDS encoding ZIP family metal transporter — MNISFQLIGFGMLAAAGNLFGGFLLARLHDLEKLRLKQMIALGAGFILAAVLLEVVPETSQHWGNDMPVAMGWMVAGYMLVQLMEHTIAPHFHFGEEIHPEEMQRRGAATAAVIALSIHAFFDGVAIASGLLTDFRLGLVLFIAVLLHKIPEGVTGASIILSSGRPMSSAQRASAMIALATFVGVLSVTLARPVVKYALPLSAGVTLYIAASDLIPEVNHSGWRASLMVFLGVAMFYLTHLLLHAALG; from the coding sequence ATGAATATATCTTTTCAACTCATAGGCTTCGGCATGCTGGCTGCGGCGGGAAATCTGTTTGGAGGATTTCTGCTCGCCCGATTGCACGACCTGGAAAAGCTTCGGCTGAAACAAATGATCGCGCTCGGCGCTGGATTTATTCTGGCGGCGGTGTTGTTGGAAGTCGTTCCGGAAACCTCCCAGCATTGGGGGAACGACATGCCCGTCGCGATGGGTTGGATGGTGGCCGGATACATGCTGGTGCAACTGATGGAACACACCATCGCGCCTCACTTCCACTTCGGCGAAGAAATCCATCCCGAAGAAATGCAGCGTCGAGGCGCAGCCACTGCCGCAGTCATCGCGCTTTCGATCCATGCATTTTTCGACGGCGTCGCCATCGCCTCGGGCTTGTTGACCGATTTCCGCCTGGGCCTGGTTTTGTTTATTGCCGTACTGTTGCATAAAATCCCGGAAGGCGTGACCGGGGCTTCCATCATTCTTTCGTCAGGCAGACCCATGAGCTCTGCGCAGCGCGCGTCAGCAATGATCGCGCTGGCCACCTTCGTCGGAGTTCTTTCCGTCACATTGGCGCGCCCGGTTGTAAAATACGCCTTGCCGCTTTCCGCGGGTGTGACGCTGTACATCGCCGCTTCCGATTTGATCCCAGAAGTGAACCACAGCGGCTGGCGCGCCTCTCTGATGGTATTTCTAGGCGTTGCCATGTTTTACTTAACCCACCTGCTGTTGCACGCCGCGCTCGGATAA
- a CDS encoding division/cell wall cluster transcriptional repressor MraZ: MLIGNYTAKMDEKGRLKIPADFKHYLEEFYKSADFYVTSLKGDSAWIYPMKEWEEKQEKLNQAPSEEPAIRKFIDRVSFYGQRQQMDAQGRILIHPLLRGVSKLVGDVMVMGKSRFLEVWEADEFTSRLEKEPYTDEDAKIVAKYGI; this comes from the coding sequence ATGTTGATCGGAAATTACACAGCGAAGATGGACGAGAAAGGGCGACTGAAAATCCCTGCGGACTTCAAACACTACTTGGAGGAGTTCTATAAGAGCGCAGATTTTTATGTAACCAGTTTGAAAGGGGACAGCGCCTGGATTTACCCGATGAAGGAATGGGAAGAGAAGCAGGAGAAGTTGAACCAAGCGCCGTCCGAAGAACCTGCGATCCGAAAGTTCATTGACCGAGTCAGTTTTTATGGCCAGCGCCAGCAAATGGATGCGCAAGGTCGAATTTTGATTCACCCATTGTTGCGGGGCGTGTCCAAACTTGTTGGCGATGTGATGGTGATGGGCAAGTCGAGGTTTTTGGAAGTCTGGGAAGCGGACGAGTTTACTTCGCGTCTGGAGAAGGAACCGTACACGGATGAAGATGCGAAGATTGTGGCGAAATACGGTATTTGA
- a CDS encoding methylmalonyl-CoA mutase family protein, which translates to MSSSTDTATNHIEELEQEWEEKTLAASLSKMPESQDEFSTVSLKPIKRLYTPRDLADIDFARDIGFPGEPPYTRGIHPTGYRARTWTMRQFAGFGSAFDTNERFKYLLEHGQMGLSTAFDLPTLMGFDSDHAVSEGEVGKCGVAISSRDDMEVLLDGIPLDQVTTSMTINAPASMIFAFFLATAERQGADWRNVGGTLQNDILKEYIAQKEWIYPPRPAMRLVTDTFKFCAEQMPKWNSISISGYHIREAGATAAQELAFTLRDGIEYIEYGIRAGLGVDEFAPRLSFFFNAHNDFFEEIAKYRAARRIWHRVMTDRFKAKNPRSWQMRFHTQTAGVSLTVQQPINNIIRVAIQALAGVIGGTQSLHCDGYDEALALPTERAALIALRTQQIIAHETGVTNTVDPLGGSYFIEKLTSELEEEAFEYFRKIDAMGGMVEAIELGYPQKEIQESAYQYQRAVERGDKTIVGVNAYQMDGNELGEANILYIDESVAELQRERLAKLRAKRDNSAAERALDALRKGAEDESVNTMPLLIDCARADCTLGEMCDALRPVFGEYQEPDF; encoded by the coding sequence ATGTCTTCGTCAACCGACACCGCAACCAACCACATTGAAGAACTGGAACAGGAGTGGGAAGAGAAAACTTTGGCTGCTTCGCTGAGCAAAATGCCCGAAAGCCAGGACGAGTTCTCGACCGTTTCGCTGAAACCGATCAAGCGCCTGTACACGCCGCGCGACCTTGCCGACATTGATTTCGCTCGCGACATCGGCTTTCCGGGCGAGCCGCCTTACACGCGTGGGATTCACCCCACGGGCTATCGAGCCAGAACCTGGACGATGCGACAGTTTGCCGGATTCGGTTCCGCCTTCGACACAAATGAGCGGTTCAAATACTTGCTGGAACACGGCCAGATGGGACTTTCGACGGCCTTCGATCTGCCAACGTTGATGGGCTTCGATTCCGACCACGCCGTTTCCGAAGGCGAGGTCGGCAAATGTGGCGTCGCAATTTCTTCGCGCGATGACATGGAAGTTTTGCTTGACGGCATTCCACTGGATCAAGTGACGACTTCAATGACGATCAACGCGCCGGCTTCGATGATCTTCGCGTTTTTTCTGGCGACGGCGGAACGCCAGGGAGCCGATTGGCGCAATGTCGGCGGCACGTTGCAAAACGACATTCTGAAAGAATACATCGCCCAGAAAGAATGGATTTATCCTCCTCGTCCCGCGATGCGGTTGGTAACCGACACCTTCAAATTCTGCGCCGAGCAGATGCCCAAGTGGAATTCGATTTCGATCAGCGGTTACCACATTCGCGAAGCCGGAGCGACCGCCGCGCAGGAACTGGCGTTCACCTTGCGCGACGGCATTGAATACATCGAATACGGCATCCGCGCAGGACTGGGCGTTGACGAATTCGCGCCGCGCCTGTCGTTCTTTTTCAACGCGCACAATGACTTTTTTGAAGAGATCGCCAAGTACCGAGCCGCTCGCCGCATCTGGCATCGAGTAATGACGGACCGCTTCAAAGCCAAGAATCCACGTTCGTGGCAAATGCGTTTTCACACGCAAACCGCAGGCGTCAGCTTGACGGTTCAACAACCAATCAACAACATCATTCGCGTAGCGATTCAGGCCCTGGCCGGTGTCATCGGCGGAACGCAGAGCCTGCATTGCGACGGTTACGACGAAGCGCTGGCGCTGCCAACCGAGCGCGCCGCGCTGATCGCTCTGCGCACACAACAGATCATCGCGCACGAAACCGGCGTGACGAACACCGTTGACCCCTTGGGCGGATCGTACTTCATCGAAAAACTGACCAGCGAATTGGAAGAAGAAGCGTTTGAATACTTCCGCAAAATTGACGCAATGGGTGGAATGGTCGAAGCCATTGAACTCGGCTACCCGCAAAAAGAGATTCAGGAATCAGCCTATCAATACCAACGCGCCGTCGAGCGCGGCGACAAGACCATCGTTGGCGTCAACGCCTACCAAATGGACGGCAACGAACTCGGCGAAGCGAACATTCTGTACATTGACGAATCCGTCGCCGAATTGCAGCGCGAACGGCTGGCGAAGTTGCGAGCCAAACGCGACAACTCCGCCGCAGAGCGTGCGCTCGATGCCTTGCGCAAAGGCGCCGAAGACGAGTCCGTCAACACCATGCCCTTGCTGATAGATTGCGCCCGCGCCGATTGCACGCTTGGAGAAATGTGCGACGCTTTAAGGCCGGTGTTTGGCGAATACCAGGAGCCGGATTTTTAG
- the egtD gene encoding L-histidine N(alpha)-methyltransferase, with the protein MAKASTQTSPTPKPRLFIHQSAPQGNLSSFAEDVRAGLTAQPKTLPPKYFYDALGSQLFEVICLLPEYYLTRAETEIFERFATEIVLQLPAPVGVIELGSGSSVKTRLLIEAILARQAALHYQPMDISASILALSAEALLGNYDRLRITGHVGDYTRGLETIERSEGEHLLALFLGSNIGNYTLAEGRELLKTIRKALRPGDGLLLGADLKKSVDVLIPAYADALGVTAAFNQNLLLRINRELDADFDLAQFQHEALYNEDRGRVEAHLVSRRAQTVALRALDLQIAFQPGESIHTENSYKYDLPQLAALAAETGFQPAKTWFDEERRFSCNFWQAV; encoded by the coding sequence ATGGCCAAAGCCTCTACGCAAACGTCGCCAACCCCCAAACCGAGATTATTTATCCATCAATCCGCGCCTCAAGGCAATCTCAGCTCGTTTGCCGAAGACGTTCGCGCGGGATTGACAGCGCAGCCCAAAACGCTGCCGCCGAAGTATTTTTATGATGCCTTGGGGTCGCAGCTTTTCGAAGTGATTTGTCTGTTGCCGGAATACTACCTGACGCGCGCCGAAACGGAGATTTTCGAACGGTTCGCCACCGAAATTGTGTTGCAACTGCCTGCGCCGGTCGGCGTCATCGAATTGGGCAGCGGCAGTTCCGTCAAAACGCGATTGCTGATCGAAGCCATTCTGGCCCGCCAAGCCGCGCTGCATTACCAACCGATGGATATTTCGGCTTCGATCCTGGCGCTGAGCGCCGAAGCCCTGCTGGGGAATTATGACCGGTTGCGCATCACGGGCCACGTTGGCGATTACACGCGCGGACTCGAAACCATCGAACGAAGCGAAGGCGAGCATCTGTTGGCATTGTTTTTAGGCTCGAATATCGGCAATTACACACTGGCCGAAGGCCGCGAATTGCTGAAAACCATCCGCAAAGCCCTGCGCCCCGGCGACGGTTTGCTGCTCGGCGCGGATTTGAAAAAATCCGTTGATGTGCTGATCCCTGCGTATGCCGACGCGCTGGGCGTGACGGCGGCTTTCAACCAGAACCTGCTCCTTCGCATCAACCGAGAACTCGACGCTGATTTCGATCTGGCGCAATTCCAACACGAAGCCCTCTACAACGAAGACCGTGGCCGCGTCGAAGCCCATTTGGTCAGCCGCCGCGCGCAAACCGTCGCGCTCCGCGCGCTGGATTTGCAAATTGCCTTTCAACCGGGCGAAAGCATTCACACGGAAAATTCATACAAATACGATCTGCCGCAGCTTGCCGCGCTGGCGGCAGAGACAGGATTCCAACCAGCCAAAACCTGGTTTGATGAAGAGCGGCGGTTCAGTTGCAACTTCTGGCAGGCAGTTTGA
- a CDS encoding transpeptidase family protein, with amino-acid sequence MRTKQSASNTGNRILIIAVVLVVWMLAIIGRMYWLQVVKHDHYLARARENQQAQYETMATRGAILDRNGKDLAMSVIFDSVFVDQRMLKTDAERQETAKLLAPLLELKEADLVKQMTGNSGFVFLARRIDPEKARILREIVTDNRLKAIGFRKESQRFYPNEYLAASVLGYVGAENNGQGGLEQSQNKLLNGKSGEVKFERDGKNQPYERQETPAIGGSTISTTLDAPMQQKIEVLLNEAVKSHGAKSAHAIVMDVASGEVLALVNAPSFNPNERPKSGQENRHNAAISWPYEPGSVFKIVTYSAAFEEGKVTLDEKLNCGNGQIQLGSRIIRDTHAYGIQQTPDAFAKSSNVCAIKMAQRLGKEKFADYISKFGFGSKTGIELPAESRGIVRPVEKWNFDSIGSIAIGQEVSVTLIQEAAAVGVIANKGLWTQPHIVRRVVNQDGKLVYEAKPNGRQVVSPQTAEAMTVLMQRVVTHGTARHAIELGNYTAAGKTGTPQKAERGFGYSRGKFMPAFAGFVPATDPRFVIVVMVDEPAGAHQGGSVSAPIFNMIAQIALGDFAIPPDAKGFRDALVALSNRYESKAAEDERNEEIADAIVAETRPERSAPANSGTGTMSSANIPPKAAEKTVKPKSSPTPQPQTNLVAASYGMMPDLRGKGLRSVIQTCNQLSLNLKPVGSGVAIKQWPAPGTRVRPGEDCKVEFQ; translated from the coding sequence ATGCGAACCAAACAATCAGCCTCAAACACTGGCAATCGAATTTTGATCATCGCCGTCGTGCTTGTCGTGTGGATGCTGGCCATCATTGGACGAATGTATTGGTTGCAGGTCGTCAAGCACGATCATTACCTGGCACGCGCCAGAGAAAATCAGCAGGCGCAGTATGAGACCATGGCGACGCGCGGGGCGATTTTAGATCGCAATGGGAAAGACCTGGCGATGAGCGTCATTTTTGATTCTGTGTTTGTTGACCAGCGCATGCTGAAAACTGATGCCGAGCGTCAGGAGACTGCAAAGCTGCTAGCGCCGTTGCTGGAGTTGAAAGAAGCCGATCTGGTCAAACAGATGACAGGCAATTCCGGCTTTGTTTTTCTGGCGCGGAGAATTGATCCCGAAAAAGCGCGAATCCTTCGGGAGATCGTCACCGATAACCGATTGAAAGCGATTGGATTCCGAAAGGAATCTCAGCGCTTTTATCCGAACGAATACCTGGCCGCTTCCGTGCTGGGGTACGTTGGCGCGGAAAACAACGGGCAGGGCGGATTGGAGCAGTCGCAAAACAAACTGCTGAACGGCAAATCCGGCGAAGTCAAATTCGAGCGCGACGGAAAGAATCAACCATACGAACGGCAGGAAACCCCGGCGATTGGCGGTTCGACGATTTCAACGACGCTCGATGCACCGATGCAGCAGAAAATCGAAGTGCTGTTGAACGAAGCCGTGAAATCGCATGGAGCCAAAAGCGCGCACGCCATTGTCATGGATGTGGCCAGCGGGGAGGTGCTGGCGCTGGTGAACGCGCCCAGCTTCAACCCGAACGAAAGACCAAAGAGCGGTCAGGAAAATCGCCATAACGCAGCGATCAGTTGGCCATACGAGCCGGGTTCGGTGTTCAAGATAGTGACGTATTCAGCGGCGTTTGAAGAAGGAAAGGTGACGCTCGACGAAAAATTGAACTGCGGCAACGGCCAGATCCAATTAGGTTCGCGCATCATCCGCGACACGCATGCGTACGGCATCCAGCAAACGCCGGACGCATTTGCCAAATCTTCGAACGTGTGCGCGATCAAAATGGCGCAGCGGTTGGGCAAGGAAAAGTTCGCCGACTATATTTCCAAATTCGGATTCGGCAGCAAAACCGGAATCGAATTGCCTGCCGAATCCAGAGGCATTGTTCGTCCGGTGGAGAAATGGAATTTCGATTCGATTGGTTCGATTGCCATCGGCCAGGAAGTTTCCGTGACCCTGATTCAGGAAGCGGCTGCCGTCGGCGTCATTGCCAACAAAGGGTTGTGGACGCAACCGCATATTGTTCGCCGGGTTGTCAATCAGGATGGCAAACTGGTTTACGAAGCCAAACCGAACGGCCGCCAGGTGGTCAGTCCGCAGACCGCTGAAGCCATGACAGTGTTGATGCAGCGCGTTGTCACACACGGAACGGCTCGGCACGCAATTGAGCTTGGCAATTACACAGCCGCTGGCAAAACCGGTACGCCGCAGAAAGCCGAAAGGGGATTTGGGTATTCGCGCGGGAAATTTATGCCTGCGTTTGCCGGATTTGTTCCGGCGACCGATCCGCGGTTTGTGATTGTTGTGATGGTGGATGAACCGGCGGGCGCGCATCAGGGCGGCAGCGTGTCGGCCCCGATTTTTAACATGATCGCGCAAATCGCGCTTGGCGATTTCGCCATTCCGCCCGACGCCAAAGGCTTCCGCGACGCGTTGGTGGCGCTGTCGAACCGGTACGAATCCAAAGCCGCCGAAGACGAACGAAACGAAGAGATCGCTGACGCCATAGTGGCCGAAACGCGGCCGGAACGAAGCGCCCCGGCCAATTCCGGAACAGGCACGATGAGTTCGGCAAACATTCCGCCTAAGGCCGCAGAGAAAACTGTGAAGCCGAAATCTTCGCCGACTCCGCAACCGCAAACGAATTTGGTCGCGGCTTCGTATGGGATGATGCCTGATTTGCGCGGCAAAGGGTTGCGGTCGGTGATTCAAACCTGCAACCAATTGAGTTTGAATTTGAAGCCGGTTGGGTCGGGGGTGGCGATAAAACAGTGGCCTGCGCCGGGAACGCGAGTGCGGCCGGGCGAAGATTGCAAAGTGGAATTTCAGTAA